AGCTATTGAATACATGTAACAGAGTAAAAATCCCAATGCGTcgctctgaaatgtagtggagtagaagtataaagtaaagtacaaatatctcaaagttgtacttaagtacagtatttgaataaatgtgctTACTTACTTTTCACCACTAATGGTGGTGTGAAATAGTCCAGTGCCATCTGAACACAATGATGCAAGATTTTTTAAGCTAATTTAAGAAATTTCTATGTAGTAAAGCCACATAAATACAGCTCAGCTGAACCACTTATCTTAAATCACTAATTATCTTcagatttaaatgttgtgttgttaattttgtatgtatttttttattgtttaacttCACTTTTATAGGTATTACTATGTAGCCTGAATAAtatgcgtacgcatacatggaatttgactccggttacttacgctcactaatacacagaaacagaaaaataaacaaaaatcaaggaggtccaagaagaaaaaaggataaacattaactattttgtacacagaaatataaaaatgcaaaagtgcatatatatatatatgaacataaaaacacaaaaaacaatgacagtgAAGTGTAGATATAAGTGtaaatatgcagagtgcaaggctgcttgaataaatatgtaaacaatttgaatttaaagttaccgggttattgcacatggatttgtaccatacagaggatgaatgattaattgttcatgagAGTGAATTGACTAAAGAATGCCACCAAACAATCTTGAGTTGAAGCCTATATAaatttgtttcttctttgtaGGTATCGTGATTACCGCTACCCTCCTGGCCATGAGAAGGAGTACCACCACACTATGCAGTTCTGGCATATTCTGGCTGCCAAGTTGGCTTTCATCATTATTGTGGAGGTAAAACTAGGCTGAAGTGCTTCCACCACCACTTAATAACTACTGTAACTGAGCCTCACATTCTTACCTTGGACAGTAGTCAGTTGTTACATTTATAGTAACCCCTCTTCtcccacaaacacatttttcagatataatgttttttttgcagttcttGTTGACTCCAGCTTGAAGTAAAACTAACAAGTCGTGCTTTCTTCCTCCACAGCACGTTGTGTTCGTGGTCAAGTTCTTTGTGGCCTGGTTGATTCCTGATGTTCCCTCTGACGTGAGGGCTCGAGTAAAGAGAGAGCGCTACCTGGTCCAGGAGTATCTCCATAACTACGAAGTGGAGAAACTGAAGATCCAGCTCAGCCAGAACGACCACAATGATTGTTCTTGCACGCCCATGATCTATCCGTCTATACCCAAACATGAGGTGCTGTCAGAGTGTCTCTAGCCCAGCAAGCTGCCGGTCAATCAGCTGGACATGATGGGAAGACATGTTGGTGTAGAATACCCTGCTTGTGTATTATGATACTGACCCCCACTCTGCTGTAGTGCCTGTGTTGTTTGtctagtacacacacacacacacacacacacacacacacacacacacacacacacacacacacacacacacacacacacacacacacattgaactTTTATCAAAGAGCTAGAGGTTTCCTTAATTCACAGCCATCCCTATTCTACTATTCTGCTGATAGTGAAAGTGCACACAAGTAAAGAAGACCAACTCTCCATGCATGAAACACATGTAATTTAAACCTCTGCCTCATATTTAAGGATTTTCACTCTATGTTGTAACCAAAGTGCTGATGATAATCAACATTTGctgtaaaggaaagaaaaagaaaaccttatACACTGTGTCTAAGCCAGACAACTTACTCTTATTGTAGTGTAAGTCTATTTATTTAAGTGCCACTATGAGTCACCAAAGACTGGATGCCTTATTACATCAAACACGTATCATTGGTTCCATCTTCCATTAGAATATCAATTggtataatttaaaaaaactgagaaCTTGCTTATTATGGGGTTTTAAGTGTTTCCGTTTACTGAAAGTTTATGTTCaactcagtgttttgtttttgttacagttacttcaaaaaaatgtgagcattgtttttgttttgttgcattgaGGTCATAGCACAGATGTAAAAAATTATTTTCTTCACCAAATGATTTCCTTCACTCCACTGTCAGTTTATAGGCGGGTTTAATCTCATAGCAGCCCGGCAGTTCCTCCAGGCTAAAGTCTGACATGTGAAGTAGCTTTTTATGAAGACGAATCCGTGCAGCTGTTAGTACTGTGAGTAAGGGCAGATTTTGTCCTGCAATGGCCAGttgtggagcagcagcagcagcaggtgttgCATGTTGGCTGTTGACAGTGAGTGAAGAGATCCCTTTTTAATGTGCCTCTGTTTACCAACAGGTCGGAGCTAATGAAAGCCTGCCCCTACCTACTGAACTATGTTTGCTCTGTCACACAAAGCACATCAGCCATCGCCCAGTTCTTGTGCTTGTTTTCCTACTCTGTGGCTCTGTAGTGAAGGAAAGAAAcgcgttttattttttttattttgcacaaagCACTTAATGAAACGTAACTACCGAGACATAAACACGTCAGTTTAATTTCTACCATGACACTACATATTACGAATCAGTGTTTTAAAGCAGCAAAGTGTAATgatttgtgttcatttaaatggaaaaaagtcTACTGTctgaattttatatttatatcgaGCTTAAATGACAATTAGTAGAAAGGTGtagctttttgttttgaaattatATGAAGGACATTTCGTTTTTATTTGGCTGCCTACATAGAAATATGTGAGAAGAATCTGTTGTTGAAGTATTCAAATTTGTTAAGGTTTAAtagctggctggctggctgtgcTACAAACTCAGGCAACCaaatctgtttgtttgagaTGCATGTAGATGTGACCACGTAGCCGAGAGCAATGTTGGACTGATCCAGTTTGCCTTTTTCATGCTCTGCGCTCAGCTGAAATCTGCCTGTTGATGCCTTAATACATCTAATAActtgtgttttctattttatttccctGTATATCTCTTTTTCTTATGTCTTCTTCTTGTTATGCTCTagtaatatttcattttataccATAACCATTCTTGGGATTAAGGTGAAGCTGTTTACTGtatgcaaaaaaattaaaattttcatccattttgtttctgtattttgtaaTTGTCCTGTATACAAATGTGTAttgtaaacaaagacaaatctcCAAAATAAAGTACCAGTTCATCTTGAGTGATTGTTGGATTGCATCATTCTTAAATACTGTAGCCCATCGGCTCCTCTGCTGAGAACATGAAAGTTGCTGTTCACATAACAGATGGCCGGAGAGAACACTGATAGCTATTCAGTGTTTGTTAACACTGGTGGGTGTGTTTTACGCCTAAATATGATGGCATGGTTGTTTCACTTGGCACACCGTGAAGCCATTGAAACAAAGAGATGGGCAACACTCAGGTAGGCTGGAGAGGGTCGCTGAGATTTTAAACATGTTATCAATCAGGTTAAGATTTATGAAACAACAAATCTAGACTTTTACTAGCATTGTAATGATTGAACATGATTGTTCCTTAGCTCAGGGCTGATTATCCTGttcatatatttaatgttttgagCACTGAAAACCAAAGTTTTACCAattaaatgcagctttaaatgaaaaatgagaggACATAAACTATCTTTTGAAATAAATCTGCATTGTGAACTCGTCCAGCCTGCAGAGGAAGCCTTCTGCGACCTGGAAACAAATCAAGGTCTACCTGTGGTCCAGCTCTACGTCATGCCGACCTTCTTCCTGGCGGTGCTGATCCTCGGGCTCCCCTTGAACCTGCTCTCCCTCTGGGTCTTCTTCCACCGCCTGCGTCGCTGGACCCGCAGCTCGGTGTTCCTCTTCAACCTGACCCTGGCTGACACCTCGTGGCTGCTGGCCTTACCTTACCTCATCAACTACCACCTGAACCAACTGTACTGGAAGCTGGGGCTGCCGCTCTGCGTGGTGGTGAGGGTCTTCTACCACAACTACTTCTACCTCAGCATCTTCTTCGTCACCTGCATCAGCGTGGACCGATACCTGGCCATCGTGCACCCGCTGCGCTCCCTGGTGCTGCTGGGCCGGAGACAGACctgcctgctgtgtgtgttggtctggCCGGCCTCTCTGGTCCTCAGCATCCCTGTAGCCAGCATGAGTCTGATCCAGACCTGCCCCGGGAGCAACCGCACCGTGTGCCCCCTGTACATCCTGCTGAGTGAGACCGGGGAGAGCCTCTCTTATTCCCTCTTTTGCTCCATCGTGGGCTTCCTCGTCCCGCTGCTCTCCATCTGCTACTGCGGCCTGCGCAGCGTCAGAGAGCTGCGCCACCTCTCCCGCCGCCCCGGTCCGCTCCACAAGCAGCGGCGGCTCCGGCGGGCTCTAAGCGCAGCGCTGGTTTTCTTTGCCCTGTTCTACCTGCCTTACCACCTGGTTCGCAACGCTGCCATCGTGATGCGGGCAGTCTACCCTCACGAGCCGGCCTCCTGGCAGCCCGCGGACCTGGCCTTCGCGCTGGAGATGTGCTTCTGCAGCCTCATCACCTGCGTCAACCCGCTGTTCAGCTGCTTCATGGGCCGCCAGTTCAGGAAGGAGTTCCACGGCCCTTTTGGCGTCATGTTTTCCCAGTGTCCAGGCACGCAGGTGGCCTCGATGATATCTAAGAGGACCCGGatgagggagagggaaagaCCGAGGATGTGTTCTGTCACACCTGTGTGCGCACTGCCAACATCTGGATCCTAACGAGCTGCAGAAATAACTCACTATTGTTCTGTGAAACTGTATAAAACCTCTGTAAGTCCTTTTGTTTAATcaataagataaatatatatatatatatatatatatatatatatatatatatatatatatatatatatatatacatataacaaTGATTCCCAGTCTCCTTCATCTCATTGAATCTCATATCAGTCTGGTCTCCTTACCTTCCTTACACAACACTGCCTCTCCGTGGTTGACTGCGTACTGTACTTTACAGTCTGCTTCCAcgtgtgtctctttcttttattcagtggagagaaaaaaaaatcgcAATCCTCTGTTTATTCTATTtagtgaaaacaaatatttctatAAATGGGTCCAGGTACTTTTAACACCGTCTGTAAGAGCAGCAGGTTCAAACTAAAACCGAACAATAGCTGGATGCAGAGGGagagtatagtgtgtgtgtgtgtgtgtgtgtgtgtgtgtgtgtgtgtgtgtgtgtgtgtggtggtggtggtggggtctATGCTTTGTGCCTGCTGTCTAAATAAGTGTTCGGAGCTCATCCTAAAATCCTTTTTATTCAGTTAGATataaatgaaggagagaggtTACGCAAGTGGCAAGTGGCGCTGttaacagatttctttttacGTAGTAATTGAATAaggggagaggatggaggagggaggaggatggaggagggaggaggagcgcTGCGCGGAGCTGCTGACAGGTAGACGAGCTGCGCGCTGTCCGCGGTGCTGAAACCTCCTCCGGCTGCTGCCTCACCGGAGATCTTCACCTTAGATTAGACTGGAGCTCCTCTGACCTGCAGCCGGCTGAagatttttcactttttttctcaacctCGATTTCTCCaagaattgaagaaaaaaaaaaaatcccacaaaaaaaaacaactttctatTTTCTGTGTGGCTGTTTTTCTAATCGCTGCCTGGATCTTAAAATGGCACTGCATGGATTAACATTGCGCAAGGCAAAAGCGGACTTACTTGACTGCTGTTTTGTGACTGTGAAACCTGCTCTTTCAGACTGAACGGGTTCACCTTCTTCTCCATTTTCTGGCTCATCTTTTCAGGACATCGAAAGACAGGAGcgcgttttgttttttttggattaatattttaacaatatGCTCCTTAATGCAGCACTTCCATTTGTTATAGTATTGTAGAATTTGATATATCGTTTGGATATGGAGCCCGCCACGGAGAAAACTGCCCCTACTACCAAGGAGGGAATAAAGCAGATCGCAGGAAAGGCCCTCGGGAAAATTTACAAGTAAGGCAAAGAAATCCCCATTTctgcacgttttttttttttgattacaGAATGATATCTGCTATGATACATTAAAATAGAAACTATCCAGATGTTAAGATCACACATTAGAGTATCTATCCCACACAAAACATGCACTGGCTTTAAATGTGCTTATTACTGAATTTGATTGAAATCAAGAGGGAAATCTCTTCATTATGAGATGGATCACGGACAGGATGCTGAAAGCAGAGTCGTGTGGCCCGAATATTTAAGGATCAGATATTTCCCTGGAGGATGAGCCCCTCCACCAGCTGCTGTGggtgttttttaataattaatgaaaCAGATCGAGTCGTGACACAAGGTCGGAGGATATCTATTACCTTATGTATCCATCAGAATTAATCCCAGATCGATGGACTTCATATCAATTGACTTCCTTTATTCTTTATACTGTCAGAAGGACCTAAATGAAATGTAATCCAAAGGAAAACTGATAAAAGCAAACAGCCCTTCAATTTAAAATCAGAGTAATGGAGCAGGATGTATAAATCACATCTATGAAATTGAATAATGTATTAATTCCGATTGTAAATGCGAATAAAATTGTCTTTGGTTGAATTTTAAGACGGAAAAATGAATTCTTACACAAATCATTTGAAAACACGTAACGTTTATAAATGACACATATtctgagtattttttttgtgcaggcacacaaaatgtattttttgcttCTTAAATGGCAGTTACAACTTCATTTCAAGCTGCAACACAGAAACTTGACTCAAAGctatgcaagaaaaaaaacgttgGTTTCATTTAAACTATAGGAGGCCTGTTATTTTACTGGATGAGGCctgcacatttcatttttttttttttttaaattaacccCAAAATTTCTTTGTACAAATTTGAATGGGAAGCCAAAGCAAGATGCCGACCACACATTTATTAAAGCTGATTAAAAAATGCTAAGGACACAATGAACTCTTAACAACGATGATGCTGATATTGCTGCAATGCGGTATGAATGTAATTCTTTCCTCGTTTGTCAACGAGTCTTTCTTTTACAGAAACATTGAGAAATACAGCAGGGAACGAAATAAAACAGATTGACATAAACTAGAAGGCAGCAGGTTTTGAATGGCCTGAGCCAAattaaaatatggaaatatagAGATTGCCAAGGCCTGTCGTTGAAAGAGCACACAGTACTTGAGATGCCAGCTAATTTCATCTGTAACACTAGCTGCGAACAGCCTGTGAGAGGCATGTGAATAAATACATGAGTATAAACACATAGATATTTATattgttgcagaaaaacaacGAAATCACACATTTCCCAATAGTTCTCGCTCCTTTAAATGCAGCTAAATGTGCCTAGATGTTTCGATTTATACACCCAAGTGTCGATATTGAAtttaatctaaaagaaaaagaacatttaatcGGTTCGTGTCGTGCAGGAAGCTTGAAAAGCGGCAGCAGACAGGTGAGGCGATCGAGCTCACGGAGGATGGGAGACCCACGGCGGACCAGGAGCGGAAGACGCCCCTGTGTGACTGCACTTGCTTCGGGCTTCCGCGCAGATACATCATCGCTATGCTGAGCGGGATGGGCTTCTGCATCTCCTTCGGCATCCGGTGTAACTTGGGTGTGGCCATCGTCTTCATGGTCAATAACCACACGGTCCACGAGAACGGCAAGATCATCATCAAAGAGGTGCGTGGGGACTCCTCCTCGCACGAGCCCACGTGTTTTAATAAGTGATGAGGGTCAGAGCCAATCGACTGATCGATAGGGTTTTAAGCACACCTGGAGAACCTCAATTGAGCTCATATGTActtttgaattgtatttttttttttttttttttgctggccCTGTATGATATACAAGgtacaaagaaaacacttttttttttgtagtttttctaaAAACTCTGCTTATTGTGTGCTTTGATTCATTGATCAACCACGTTACTGGTGTCGTTGCAAAGGCATTGATGCATCAAATAAAATAGAGCTGATATCTTTCTGATAATATTTTAGACAATGACAGTATTTCACACTTAGATGAGAAGCATTTTGATTACTCTTTTAACAATTTCACCATGTTAcacttgttttaaatgtctgtacttaaaagtcattaaaatgtgtgtgtttaattctttttttttgaaagaaagcAGAATTCAACTGGGACCCAGAGACCGTGGGGATGATTCATGGCTCCTTTTTCTGGGGCTACATAGTGACTCAGATTCCGGGAGGGTATATCTCCTCAAGACTGGCTGCGAACAGGTAACTGGACATATGTAAAGTGTGGGCGTTGCTAAGTATCTGTTGTAGGTCTCTATTTCTAATTGATAATGGAAATGTAGGCGTAACATTTGGATGTCGGTTTTACGGTTTGAAGAAAAGGAGGCTGACCTTACAGCAGATATACTGGGGATTTGGCTGATGCCCACCAGGCGTGCCTCCTCATGTTAATGAGCTCCCGTGGGACCACCGTGTCTAATCCTTTATGTTCAGAGGCATGGCAACCACATCAGCCAAAGCCCTGCAGTGTGAAATGCAGCTCTGAGTAATGATTGCCGTATGATTTCAATGGCCATACTGCCTCTATAATCACATTATTTCACTATAACAACTAGTCAGCTGCTATTAGACAAAATgtaacagacacaaaacaacaacaaatatgtaaaaaccgtagaagaaaaacaaattatacGAGAAAACACATTAGAAAGCTGTGTAAATATAATAGTGATGGTGCTTTAACAAGCAACCAAAGTAGGATAAGGTGGCAGTATAAGCCCTTGTACGTCCACATTATAAGGTTGTTAGATTTCTCCTGAGGGAAATGAGGCCTAAATAAGATGCAAATGTTTGAAGAGCTTCATCATGCCAAGTCAGCTGAGCCCACTGAGGCCTTCTGCTGCAAACAACTCCTGTCCTCGCTCCCCTAGAAATCTGAATAGTGTATGCGTGCCACCCAATTAGGATTTATTGATCTTCCTCATCAGTGATATCACCAGTAAATTACTCACAGTTTAacattgttttgatattttgtatttctcatCTGATGATTTATGCTTGAATCAATATCGCTGCCATGTATCTTCTCTGAATAAAATTATCTTGTTTTGATGTTATTCTGACAAATAATCCCAACGTACTATTTATCCAGAGTTTTCGGTGCTGCCATTGTGCTGACGTCCATCTTGAACATGTTCATTCCCACTGCCGCCCGGTCGCACTTTGGATGTGTCATCTTTGTGAGGATATTACAAGGCTTGGTGGAGGTACGGATGCACAGTTTGCACATCAGATCCTGACCTTTTAAAAGACTCAAAAATGATGCCTCATTATCAAGATGAAAGCTAAACTCGAGCCTAATGAAAATGTCCTGACATTCTGTATTTGACAGAGATTTACACAAGTCCTCTTGTTCTCACAGATCCCCAGGCTTTCTATTTGAATTTGCACTAGAAAATGCAGCCCATTATGGAGAGGTCTCATTCATTATACTGTACATAATTGTCAGATTAGTCCACACGCATCATAAACCCATGAATAGCAGGGCTAATGTGTTGGTTTACTTGTCCAGAATGGCTCCATGTTCACATAGAAACATGCAGaacaaaagacattaaaaccACTTGATGCAGGCGTTCCCTACAGCGCAACAGAAAAGATTTCAGAGCGAGATGCTATTATTAGACTGAAGGTTattctcctttgtttttttgttttgctgcatgCTGTATTTTCAATAGCAGCTCAAGACCATTGAGAGAGCGAGCCCCCTGTGCTCAGCACCCATCCACTTATTAGTGCAAATTAAACATTAGCATTTCGGGGTGTCTCCCACTGCAAGCCCCAGCAATTTGTGTCTATCAATAGTTGATTGTATGCCACTTAGTGTGTAATGAAGATTTAATAGGAGCaattcagggtttttttttcatgaagtgGGTAGTCAGCCTGAATCTGCACTGACTCACACCTAACCCATTAGTCTCTATTAGAAAAGGTCAGCTACAATGCATGtcagttttatttgttattaactACAATTTGTCTTGTATGTCTTTGGCAGATGAGAACAGACTTGGTCAATCAGGCAGAATCAGTTTCAATATGTAAATTATAGTGACTGAAAGTGGAAAAATAGATGTAATATGTATTGATGCAGGAAAAGTTAATTGactcttattaaaaaaaacatatcatgtTTAATAGAAAATGATCGGCATGTGTTCAGACTGTGACTGTAACGTCATTTTTCACCTTGCAGGGAGTGACTTATCCAGCCTGCCACGGGATCTGGAGTAAATGGGCTCCTCCGCTGGAAAGAAGTCGTCTGGCAACCATCTCCTTCTGCGGTACAAAATCTACACATTTCTGTGAATAAAATATTAGTGTCATATGGATATTACAATCATATACTTCACACACTGTAATGCAGGTTTAGAATGACAAAATATTGCTCCTGAAATGTGTGTAAACGTGTGCTGGACACTTCTTTCACTGGACACGGGGACAACACTGCA
This is a stretch of genomic DNA from Anoplopoma fimbria isolate UVic2021 breed Golden Eagle Sablefish chromosome 19, Afim_UVic_2022, whole genome shotgun sequence. It encodes these proteins:
- the LOC129107960 gene encoding P2Y purinoceptor 4-like, which encodes MPTFFLAVLILGLPLNLLSLWVFFHRLRRWTRSSVFLFNLTLADTSWLLALPYLINYHLNQLYWKLGLPLCVVVRVFYHNYFYLSIFFVTCISVDRYLAIVHPLRSLVLLGRRQTCLLCVLVWPASLVLSIPVASMSLIQTCPGSNRTVCPLYILLSETGESLSYSLFCSIVGFLVPLLSICYCGLRSVRELRHLSRRPGPLHKQRRLRRALSAALVFFALFYLPYHLVRNAAIVMRAVYPHEPASWQPADLAFALEMCFCSLITCVNPLFSCFMGRQFRKEFHGPFGVMFSQCPGTQVASMISKRTRMRERERPRMCSVTPVCALPTSGS